The Corvus hawaiiensis isolate bCorHaw1 chromosome 2, bCorHaw1.pri.cur, whole genome shotgun sequence genome includes a window with the following:
- the SYAP1 gene encoding synapse-associated protein 1 isoform X1, with amino-acid sequence MLRGLGSWLGLERAGEEQLLPAGKRGSPAEQEQDQDQDQEEEEAGPAGQEQGELQGDSEALLSQAKGIGSYLFNFASAATKKISESVAETAQTIKKSVEEGKIDSIIDKTIIGDFQKEQKKFVQEQQTKKSEAAVPPWVDSNEEETIQQQILALSADKRNFLRDPPAGVQFHFDFDQMYPVALVMLQEDELLNRMRFDLVPKHVKEEVFWRNYFYRVSLIKQSAQLTALAAQQQAVGKEESKGKEDSELKETVRPKTPPITIKPQIKSQEDEEEISTSPGVSEFVSDAFDACNLNQEDLRKEMEQLVLDKKKEETSVVEEETADWEKELQQELQEYEVVTESEKRDENWDKEIEEMLQEEN; translated from the exons ATGTTGCGCGGCCTGGGcagctggctggggctggagcgggCGGgcgaggagcagctgctgcccgcCGGCAAGAGGGGCAGCCCCgcggagcaggagcaggaccaggaccaggaccaggaggaggaggaggcagggccGGCCGGACAGGAGCAGGGCGAGCTGCAGGGGGACTCGGAGGCGCTGCTCAGCCAGGCCAAGGGAATCGGCA GTTACCTCTTCAATTTTGCCTCTGCTGCTACAAAAAAGATATCTGAATCCGTTGCTGAAACAGCACAGACAATAAAGAAGTCtgtagaagaaggaaaaattgaCAGTATCATCGATAAG ACAATTATTGGAGATtttcagaaagaacagaagaaatttGTCCAAGagcaacaaaccaaaaaatcag AAGCAGCAGTGCCTCCCTGGGTAGACAGCAATGAAGAAGAGACAATTCAACAACAAATACTGGCCTTATCAGCA GATAAACGGAATTTTCTGCGGGATCCTCCAGCAGGTGTGCAGTTTCATTTTGACTTTGATCAAATGTACCCTGTTGCACTGGTGATGTTGCAAGAAGATGAGCTTCTTAATAGGATGAGGTTTGACCTTGTTCCCAAACA TGTAAAGGAGGAGGTGTTCtggagaaattatttctacAGGGTGTCCCTAATTAAACAGTCTGCACAACTCACCGCGCTTGCAGCTCAACAGCAAGCAGTaggaaaggaagagagcaaAGGCAAAGAGGATAGTGAACTGAAAG AAACAGTACGGCCAAAAACACCACCTATTACAATCAAGCCTCAAATAAAATCACAAGAG gatgaggaagagatTTCCACAAGTCCAGGTGTATCAGAATTTGTGAGTGATGCTTTTGATGCCTGTAATCTGAATCAGGAAGAtctcagaaaagaaatggaacaaCTAGTGCtagacaaaaagaaagaagagactTCAGTAGTAGAAG AAGAAACTGCTGATTGGGAAAAGGAATTACAACAAGAGCTTCAAGAGTATGAGGTGGTGACAGAATCAGAAAAGCGTGATGAAAACTGGGataaagaaatagaagaaatgcTGCAAGAAGAAAACTAA
- the SYAP1 gene encoding synapse-associated protein 1 isoform X2, translating into MGGGLSVERIGYLFNFASAATKKISESVAETAQTIKKSVEEGKIDSIIDKTIIGDFQKEQKKFVQEQQTKKSEAAVPPWVDSNEEETIQQQILALSADKRNFLRDPPAGVQFHFDFDQMYPVALVMLQEDELLNRMRFDLVPKHVKEEVFWRNYFYRVSLIKQSAQLTALAAQQQAVGKEESKGKEDSELKETVRPKTPPITIKPQIKSQEDEEEISTSPGVSEFVSDAFDACNLNQEDLRKEMEQLVLDKKKEETSVVEEETADWEKELQQELQEYEVVTESEKRDENWDKEIEEMLQEEN; encoded by the exons ATGGGAGGAGGTCTGTCTGTAGAGAGAATAG GTTACCTCTTCAATTTTGCCTCTGCTGCTACAAAAAAGATATCTGAATCCGTTGCTGAAACAGCACAGACAATAAAGAAGTCtgtagaagaaggaaaaattgaCAGTATCATCGATAAG ACAATTATTGGAGATtttcagaaagaacagaagaaatttGTCCAAGagcaacaaaccaaaaaatcag AAGCAGCAGTGCCTCCCTGGGTAGACAGCAATGAAGAAGAGACAATTCAACAACAAATACTGGCCTTATCAGCA GATAAACGGAATTTTCTGCGGGATCCTCCAGCAGGTGTGCAGTTTCATTTTGACTTTGATCAAATGTACCCTGTTGCACTGGTGATGTTGCAAGAAGATGAGCTTCTTAATAGGATGAGGTTTGACCTTGTTCCCAAACA TGTAAAGGAGGAGGTGTTCtggagaaattatttctacAGGGTGTCCCTAATTAAACAGTCTGCACAACTCACCGCGCTTGCAGCTCAACAGCAAGCAGTaggaaaggaagagagcaaAGGCAAAGAGGATAGTGAACTGAAAG AAACAGTACGGCCAAAAACACCACCTATTACAATCAAGCCTCAAATAAAATCACAAGAG gatgaggaagagatTTCCACAAGTCCAGGTGTATCAGAATTTGTGAGTGATGCTTTTGATGCCTGTAATCTGAATCAGGAAGAtctcagaaaagaaatggaacaaCTAGTGCtagacaaaaagaaagaagagactTCAGTAGTAGAAG AAGAAACTGCTGATTGGGAAAAGGAATTACAACAAGAGCTTCAAGAGTATGAGGTGGTGACAGAATCAGAAAAGCGTGATGAAAACTGGGataaagaaatagaagaaatgcTGCAAGAAGAAAACTAA